The Anopheles merus strain MAF chromosome 2L, AmerM5.1, whole genome shotgun sequence genome has a segment encoding these proteins:
- the LOC121594754 gene encoding angiotensin-converting enzyme-like — MLTVRCATGSVRVWRVCTARRWGIGIAMARNNGQKCASNVVLLYLLPIFTVLPSVVTQSRLENATDAKAWFERMNAELHALNREAAQYGWDLSTQHQSRVEFTLESLVQLAQRKSAWLQEACDEGALYRQQGWPYDRAYYLLCRGPRNTPEELSEMAQLFSYIQRIYTESEVCIPANCGRRPDGAATVLWANTFVQYPGLSVGHLDLSFVAPDSSSQELISAMAPTKLPKRMECFSGEPDLERLMLSDGMHRVCSGRLPPETVLRWAWESWRMAVGPPMRQPYGRLIELMNAGCMRGANHRDVGECWREELEIPELRLQVDRLWHEVKPFYAKLHAVVRHFVREKHPAEAASIDADGLIPAHLLGGMWSHSWTQYGRDIIPHPVDLDAAFGKANWTSMDLVRRAEDLYASLGLARMTDEFWKHSLIGKGVDGGKCHGTAANMYADGASDYRMIVCPRSEAAAQDFYVTVHEMGHIVYYMEAAKQPTIFSDGTTAAFQEALGDAIYLGAITPQHLVRLGLLDSKHMAPEKEPAFGGADATLNSFDYAFLLRMALGKLPTIPFEYLMDQYRWDIFDGSVDYGQDANSYFWFLLERQQGIRPPSSVAARVPLFDPAAVYHLSDNTPFVRYFLASFLSYQLYEGLCRSALFGTGTNPANEIPMPLHRCDLYGSKKAGKLLRKALALGSSVHWTDVLEKLTGEVDISANSLLRYYQPLSEFLDRFIARHRLAVGWEH; from the exons ATGCTCACCGTTCGTTGCGCCACGGGTTCAGTCCGTGTTTGGCGCGTGTGCACGGCGCGTCGGTGGGGCATTGGCATCGCGATGGCGCGTAACAACGGACAAAAGTGCGCCTCAAACGTGGTCCTGCTGTACTTGTTGCCGATTTTTACCGTTCTACCGTCCGTTGTCACCCAGTCACGCCTGGAAAATG CAACGGATGCGAAAGCGTGGTTTGAGCGCATGAACGCGGAATTACACGCACTCAACCGTGAGGCCGCACAGTACGGATGGGATTTAAG CACACAGCATCAATCCCGTGTGGAGTTCACGCTCGAGAGCTTGGTTCAATTAGCTCAGCGGAAGTCCGCCTGGCTGCAGGAAGCGTGCGACGAGGGCGCCCTCTACCGCCAGCAGGGATGGCCGTACGATCGCGCCTACTACTTGCTGTGCCGTGGACCACGCAATACCCCCGAGGAGCTAAG CGAAATGGCGCAGCTGTTTTCGTACATTCAGCGCATCTACACCGAGTCGGAAGTGTGCATTCCAGCAAACTGTGGAAGACGTCCCGATGGCGCTGCCACCGTTCTGTGGGCCAATACGTTCGTCCAATACCCGGGTCTTAGTGTGGGACATTTGGATCTATCCTTCGTCGCTCCAGACTCGTCGTCGCAGGAGCTCATTTCCGCCATGGCGCCAACGAAGCTACCCAAGCGAATGGAATGCTTCTCCGGTGAGCCCGATCTGGAGCGTTTGATGCTGTCGGATGGAATGCATCGTGTGTGTTCGGGTCGACTTCCTCCCGAAACTGTGCTTCGCTGGGCCTGGGAATCGTGGCGTATGGCTGTGGGGCCTCCGATGCGACAACCGTACGGACGGTTGATCGAGCTCATGAATGCTGGATGTATGCGCGGTGCAAACCATCGCGATGTCGGGGAATGTTGGCGCGAGGAGCTTGAGATTCCCGAACTACGGCTTCAGGTCGATCGTCTCTGGCACGAGGTGAAACCATTCTACGCGAAGCTACACGCCGTCGTACGCCATTTTGTGCGCGAAAAGCATCCGGCCGAGGCGGCCTCCATCGATGCTGATGGTCTCATTCCGGCCCATCTGCTCGGGGGTATGTGGAGTCACAGCTGGACACAGTACGGACGTGACATTATCCCCCATCCGGTCGATCTTGATGCAGCGTTCGGCAAAGCGAACTGGACCTCGATGGATCTTGTACGGCGGGCGGAAGATTTGTACGCCTCGCTCGGGCTAGCACGCATGACGGACGAATTCTGGAAGCACAGCCTCATCGGCAAAGGTGTCGATGGTGGCAAGTGTCACGGAACGGCAGCCAACATGTACGCCGACGGTGCGTCCGACTACCGCATGATCGTGTGTCCACGATCGGAGGCGGCAGCGCAAGACTTTTACGTCACCGTGCACGAGATGGGTCACATCGTGTACTACATGGAAGCGGCCAAACAGCCGACCATCTTCAGCGATGGTACGACGGCCGCCTTTCAGGAGGCGCTCGGTGATGCCATCTACTTAGGGGCCATAACGCCGCAACATCTCGTCCGTCTCGGTTTGCTCGATTCCAAACACATGGCGCCGGAGAAGGAGCCGGCGTTTGGTGGTGCAGATGCCACGCTAAACTCATTCGACTATGCATTCCTGCTGCGAATGGCGCTGGGGAAACTGCCAACCATTCCCTTCGAGTATCTGATGGACCAGTACCGGTGGGACATTTTCGATGGCAGCGTCGACTACGGCCAGGATGCGAACAGTTACTTCTGGTTTCTGCTCGAACGACAGCAAGGCATTCGTCCACCGTCGTCCGTCGCTGCGCGGGTGCCACTGTTCGATCCGGCCGCTGTTTACCACCTCTCCGACAATACACCCTTTGTGCGGTACTTTCTGGCCAGCTTTTTAAGCTACCAGCTGTACGAGGGACTCTGCCGCAGTGCCCTTTTCGGTACGGGCACCAATCCGGCCAACGAAATTCCGATGCCACTACACCGCTGTGACCTGTACGGTTCCAAGAAAGCGGGCAAGCTGCTACGGAAGGCGCTAGCCCTCGGGTCCTCCGTACATTGGACCGACGTGCTGGAGAAGCTAACCGGCGAGGTGGACATATCGGCCAACAGTTTGCTCCGGTACTATCAACCTTTGAGCGAGTTTTTGGACCGATTCATTGCCCGCCACCGGCTCGCTGTGGGCTGGGAACACTGA